A single window of Achromobacter xylosoxidans DNA harbors:
- a CDS encoding DMT family transporter: MAWWILLAASAVEIVMALALKYADGWTRFWPSAIGIAAALGSIFLLTLAMRHLPAGTAYAVWTGIGSVGITVLGIVLFGDSPSVARLACIALIVGGVAGLKLLEA; the protein is encoded by the coding sequence ATGGCCTGGTGGATCCTGTTGGCCGCGAGCGCGGTGGAAATCGTGATGGCGCTGGCGTTGAAGTACGCAGACGGCTGGACGCGGTTCTGGCCCAGCGCCATCGGCATCGCCGCGGCCTTGGGCAGCATCTTCCTGTTGACCCTGGCGATGCGGCACCTGCCCGCCGGCACCGCCTATGCGGTGTGGACCGGCATCGGTTCCGTGGGCATCACGGTGCTGGGGATCGTGTTGTTCGGCGATTCGCCGTCCGTCGCGCGCCTGGCGTGCATCGCCCTGATCGTGGGCGGCGTGGCGGGCCTGAAGCTACTGGAGGCCTGA
- a CDS encoding winged helix-turn-helix transcriptional regulator: MAVSSSSSADVFDAACPSRRALELISGKWVPLVLPALARGPLRNNELLRKLGGISQKMMTQTLRDLERHGLVRREDMRTVPPHVRYHLTELGKSLNVALVALDRWAERHHAQLDAAARRHDAAAARAG; the protein is encoded by the coding sequence ATGGCTGTCTCTTCCTCTTCATCGGCGGACGTCTTCGACGCCGCCTGTCCGTCGCGCCGCGCGCTCGAACTGATTTCCGGCAAGTGGGTGCCGCTGGTGCTTCCCGCCCTGGCGCGCGGCCCGCTGCGCAACAACGAACTGCTGCGCAAGCTGGGCGGCATCTCGCAGAAGATGATGACGCAGACGCTGCGCGACCTGGAACGCCACGGGCTGGTGCGGCGCGAGGACATGCGCACCGTGCCGCCGCACGTGCGCTATCACCTGACCGAGCTGGGGAAATCGCTGAATGTGGCGCTGGTGGCGCTGGATCGCTGGGCCGAAAGGCACCATGCGCAACTGGACGCGGCGGCGCGCCGCCATGACGCGGCGGCCGCGCGCGCCGGCTGA
- a CDS encoding bacterioferritin has translation MENTTRNREQASRPFDMDVKAIRAKARQDIESGAVTDTYRADRKTVLKLLNEALATEIVCVLRYKRHFFMARGLNAEPVAAEFAEHATQEQEHADKLAERIVQLGGEPNLSPKGLLERSHSEYVEGSTLEEMIKENLIAERIAIDSYRQMIEYIGEQDSTTRRLLEEILAVEEEHADDMSDFLAKH, from the coding sequence ATGGAAAACACGACCCGTAACCGCGAACAGGCAAGCCGCCCCTTCGACATGGATGTGAAGGCGATCCGCGCCAAGGCGCGCCAGGACATCGAGTCCGGCGCCGTCACCGACACCTATCGCGCCGACCGCAAGACCGTGCTCAAGCTGCTGAACGAAGCGCTGGCCACGGAAATCGTCTGTGTGCTGCGCTACAAGCGCCACTTCTTCATGGCCCGCGGCCTGAACGCCGAGCCGGTGGCGGCGGAATTCGCCGAGCACGCCACCCAGGAACAGGAGCACGCCGACAAGCTGGCCGAACGCATCGTGCAGCTGGGCGGCGAGCCCAACCTGTCGCCCAAGGGCCTGCTCGAACGCAGCCATTCCGAGTACGTCGAGGGCAGCACGCTCGAAGAAATGATCAAGGAAAACCTGATCGCCGAGCGTATTGCCATTGACAGCTACCGCCAGATGATCGAGTACATCGGCGAGCAGGATTCGACCACGCGTCGCCTGCTGGAGGAAATCCTGGCGGTCGAGGAAGAGCACGCCGACGACATGTCTGATTTTCTGGCCAAGCATTAA